One Vespula pensylvanica isolate Volc-1 chromosome 3, ASM1446617v1, whole genome shotgun sequence DNA window includes the following coding sequences:
- the LOC122627806 gene encoding cell division cycle protein 27 homolog isoform X3, giving the protein MIVQEPVQAAIWHCLNHYAYPDAIFLAERLCAEVDTEETLFLLATCYYRSGRVRQAHALLSKKAPSSAQCRFLLAKCCYDLEKYAEAEAAIIGGYYKQLKSLEEITTQFGEQACFSLQIIAKIYYKMMRTAKGNEAHKLALKMNPFLWHSFEELCNVGEKVDPAKIFNLDKLDNFAMCHGVTPILSYIPEPDFIVPVNNTNSTPTPNGTNSTPVQTTTATIINNVAPSVRLYSSIEESPQSIPAHYIHPSSISPRAKLPRYRSMFSNSMSPLTPSFGILPLESNTPEPTVLPSHTTLTEANDQKSLAKCQFISRKETPLQQGKPVFSQSGNASNTANIVTVTPSTPAPAPPTLQGTNVRRSSRLFSHSYSVKENNKSPNRNKFATPKSPSRKAKARLSKTNLNKTNFNDLNERNRNEKEKNETITSEKAVANVNALNNQSSIAHCAVTLQKQCAEGLMSLLKELGMAYQHLSQYNCAQAIEILSVLPTQHYNTGWVLSMLARAHFEMIDYKKSAGYFAEVRQLEPQRTELMEIYSTVLWHMHAEVQLSTLAQELVSEDRNSPAAWCATGNLFSAQTEHETAIKFFQRAIQVDPNFPYAYTLLGHEYVMTEELDKAITAFRNAIRLDPRHYNAWFGLGTIFSKQEQYSLAELHFKRALQINPQNSAIMCHIGVVQHALKKTDQALRTLNAAITNDPNNTLCKFHRATINFSIGRHAEALREFEELKNIVPKESLVYYSIGKVHKKLGNTHLALMYFSWATDLDPKGVNSQIKEAILSPGQGDEDSPGTQSVEEQIQNNSSMEHETDTNREGNGPILDGNVPPVEAPADDSDDSL; this is encoded by the exons ATGATTGTGCAGGAGCCAGTGCAG GCAGCCATATGGCACTGTTTAAATCATTATGCTTATCCAGATGCAATATTTTTGGCAGAAAGATTATGCGCGGAAG TGGATACAGAAgaaacattatttcttttggcAACTTGTTATTACCGTTCAGGAAGAGTTAGACAAGCTCATGCCTTACTTTCTAAAAAGGCACCTAGCTCTGCACAATGTAGGTTTCTTTTGGCAAAGTGCTGTTATGATTTGGAAAA GTATGCGGAAGCAGAAGCAGCAATAATCGGAGGATATTATAAGCAGTTAAAAAGTTTAGAAGAGATAACAACTCAATTTGGTGAACAGGCATGTTTTTCACTGCAGATAATAgctaaaatttattataaaatgatgcGCACTGCTAAAGGCAATGAAGCACATAAATTGGCTTTAAAAATGAATCCATTTTTATGGCATTCTTTCGAAGAATTATGTAATGTAGGAGAAAAAGTAGATCCAGCAAAGATCTTCAATCTGGACAAATTAGATAATTTTGCTATGTGCCATGGTGTAACACCAATTCTAAGTTATATTCCAGAACCTGATTTTATTGTACCTGTTAACAATACAAATAGTACTCCTACACCAAATGGCACTAATAG tACTCCTGTGCAAACTACAACCGCAACGATCATAAACAACGTAGCACCTAGTGTACGGTTGTATTCGTCTATAGAAGAAAGCCCGCAAAGTATACCTGCACACTATATTCATCCTTCTTCGATATCACCTCGTGCTAAACTTCCTCGATATCGGAGTATGTTCAGTAATTCTATGAGTCCTCTTACACCTAGTTTTGGTATCTTGCCATTGGAAAGCAACACGCCTGAACCTACCGTTTTACCTTCTCATACGACTCTTACAGAAGCAAATGACCAAAAAAGTTTAGCAAAATGT caATTTATTTCAAGGAAGGAAACACCTTTACAACAAGGTAAACCAGTATTTTCTCAATCTGGTAATGCAAGTAATACTGCTAATATAGTCACAGTAACACCAAGTACTCCTGCACCTGCACCACCTACTCTTCAGGGTACAAATGTTAGACGGTCGTCGAGATTGTTCAGTCACAGTTATTCGGTTAAG gaaaataataagtcacctaatagaaataaatttgcaaCACCTAAGTCACCATCAAGAAAAGCGAAAGCAAGACTATCCAagacaaatttaaataaaactaattttaATGACTTAAATGAGagaaatcgaaatgaaaaagagaagaatgaaacAATTACGTCTGAAAAGGCTGTAGCAAATGTAAATGCATTGAATAACCAAAGTAGCATTGCTCATTGTGCCGTGACATTGCAAAAACAATGTGCTG aaGGTTTAATGTCTTTGTTAAAAGAACTTGGTATGGCATATCAACATTTAAGCCAGTACAATTGTGCACAAGCTATTGAGATCCTTAGTGTTCTTCCAACGCAACATTATAATACAGGATGGGTACTGTCTATGTTAGCACGTGCTCATTTTGAGATGATAGATTACAAAAAATCAGCTGG TTATTTTGCTGAAGTCAGACAATTAGAACCACAAAGGACTGAATTAATGGAAATATATAGTACAGTTCTATGGCATATGCACGCAGAAGTACAACTTTCTACGCTGGCTCAAGAACTCGTTTCCGAAGATCGTAATTCACCAGCTGCATGGTGTGCCACTGGTAATCTATTCTCTGCTCAAACTGAGCATGAAACAGCGATCAAGTTTTTCCAAAGAGCTATTCag gTAGATCCTAATTTTCCATATGCATATACACTCCTTGGTCATGAATATGTTATGACTGAGGAATTGGATAAAGCAATTACAGCGTTTCGTAATGCAATTAGACTTGATCCCAGACACTACAATGCATg GTTTGGCTTGGgaacaatattttctaaacaaGAACAATATAGCTTAGCAGAATTACATTTTAAACGAGCTTTGCAAATAAATCCACAGAACTCGGCAATCATGTGCCATATAGGTGTCGTACAACATGCCCTTAAAAAAACCGATCAAGCTTTAAGAACATTAAATGCTGCTATTACTAACGATCCTAATAATACTCTTTGTAAATTCCATCGTGCAaccattaatttttcaattggtCGGCACGCCGAAGCATTACGAGAGttcgaagaattaaaaaatatcgtgcCCAAAGAATCTCTAGTCTATTATTCGATAGGAAAG gTGCATAAGAAACTAGGAAATACTCATCTTGCACTGATGTACTTTAGTTGGGCAACAGATTTAGACCCGAAAGGTGTAAATAGTCAAATAAAAGAAGCTATATTAAGTCCAGGTCAAGGTGATGAAGATTCTCCGGGAACACAATCAG TAGAGGaacaaattcaaaataatagtTCTATGGAACACGAAACTGATACAAACAGAGAAGGAAACGGGCCGATACTTGATGGAAATGTTCCTCCTGTTGAAGCACCTGCTGATGACAGTGATGACAGTTTATGA
- the LOC122627806 gene encoding cell division cycle protein 27 homolog isoform X1, translated as MIVQEPVQAAIWHCLNHYAYPDAIFLAERLCAEVDTEETLFLLATCYYRSGRVRQAHALLSKKAPSSAQCRFLLAKCCYDLEKYAEAEAAIIGGYYKQLKSLEEITTQFGEQACFSLQIIAKIYYKMMRTAKGNEAHKLALKMNPFLWHSFEELCNVGEKVDPAKIFNLDKLDNFAMCHGVTPILSYIPEPDFIVPVNNTNSTPTPNGTNSTPVQTTTATIINNVAPSVRLYSSIEESPQSIPAHYIHPSSISPRAKLPRYRSMFSNSMSPLTPSFGILPLESNTPEPTVLPSHTTLTEANDQKSLAKCVSSLRAHVGQFISRKETPLQQGKPVFSQSGNASNTANIVTVTPSTPAPAPPTLQGTNVRRSSRLFSHSYSVKENNKSPNRNKFATPKSPSRKAKARLSKTNLNKTNFNDLNERNRNEKEKNETITSEKAVANVNALNNQSSIAHCAVTLQKQCAEGLMSLLKELGMAYQHLSQYNCAQAIEILSVLPTQHYNTGWVLSMLARAHFEMIDYKKSAGYFAEVRQLEPQRTELMEIYSTVLWHMHAEVQLSTLAQELVSEDRNSPAAWCATGNLFSAQTEHETAIKFFQRAIQVDPNFPYAYTLLGHEYVMTEELDKAITAFRNAIRLDPRHYNAWFGLGTIFSKQEQYSLAELHFKRALQINPQNSAIMCHIGVVQHALKKTDQALRTLNAAITNDPNNTLCKFHRATINFSIGRHAEALREFEELKNIVPKESLVYYSIGKVHKKLGNTHLALMYFSWATDLDPKGVNSQIKEAILSPGQGDEDSPGTQSVEEQIQNNSSMEHETDTNREGNGPILDGNVPPVEAPADDSDDSL; from the exons ATGATTGTGCAGGAGCCAGTGCAG GCAGCCATATGGCACTGTTTAAATCATTATGCTTATCCAGATGCAATATTTTTGGCAGAAAGATTATGCGCGGAAG TGGATACAGAAgaaacattatttcttttggcAACTTGTTATTACCGTTCAGGAAGAGTTAGACAAGCTCATGCCTTACTTTCTAAAAAGGCACCTAGCTCTGCACAATGTAGGTTTCTTTTGGCAAAGTGCTGTTATGATTTGGAAAA GTATGCGGAAGCAGAAGCAGCAATAATCGGAGGATATTATAAGCAGTTAAAAAGTTTAGAAGAGATAACAACTCAATTTGGTGAACAGGCATGTTTTTCACTGCAGATAATAgctaaaatttattataaaatgatgcGCACTGCTAAAGGCAATGAAGCACATAAATTGGCTTTAAAAATGAATCCATTTTTATGGCATTCTTTCGAAGAATTATGTAATGTAGGAGAAAAAGTAGATCCAGCAAAGATCTTCAATCTGGACAAATTAGATAATTTTGCTATGTGCCATGGTGTAACACCAATTCTAAGTTATATTCCAGAACCTGATTTTATTGTACCTGTTAACAATACAAATAGTACTCCTACACCAAATGGCACTAATAG tACTCCTGTGCAAACTACAACCGCAACGATCATAAACAACGTAGCACCTAGTGTACGGTTGTATTCGTCTATAGAAGAAAGCCCGCAAAGTATACCTGCACACTATATTCATCCTTCTTCGATATCACCTCGTGCTAAACTTCCTCGATATCGGAGTATGTTCAGTAATTCTATGAGTCCTCTTACACCTAGTTTTGGTATCTTGCCATTGGAAAGCAACACGCCTGAACCTACCGTTTTACCTTCTCATACGACTCTTACAGAAGCAAATGACCAAAAAAGTTTAGCAAAATGTGTTAGTAGTTTGAGGGCTCATGTAGGG caATTTATTTCAAGGAAGGAAACACCTTTACAACAAGGTAAACCAGTATTTTCTCAATCTGGTAATGCAAGTAATACTGCTAATATAGTCACAGTAACACCAAGTACTCCTGCACCTGCACCACCTACTCTTCAGGGTACAAATGTTAGACGGTCGTCGAGATTGTTCAGTCACAGTTATTCGGTTAAG gaaaataataagtcacctaatagaaataaatttgcaaCACCTAAGTCACCATCAAGAAAAGCGAAAGCAAGACTATCCAagacaaatttaaataaaactaattttaATGACTTAAATGAGagaaatcgaaatgaaaaagagaagaatgaaacAATTACGTCTGAAAAGGCTGTAGCAAATGTAAATGCATTGAATAACCAAAGTAGCATTGCTCATTGTGCCGTGACATTGCAAAAACAATGTGCTG aaGGTTTAATGTCTTTGTTAAAAGAACTTGGTATGGCATATCAACATTTAAGCCAGTACAATTGTGCACAAGCTATTGAGATCCTTAGTGTTCTTCCAACGCAACATTATAATACAGGATGGGTACTGTCTATGTTAGCACGTGCTCATTTTGAGATGATAGATTACAAAAAATCAGCTGG TTATTTTGCTGAAGTCAGACAATTAGAACCACAAAGGACTGAATTAATGGAAATATATAGTACAGTTCTATGGCATATGCACGCAGAAGTACAACTTTCTACGCTGGCTCAAGAACTCGTTTCCGAAGATCGTAATTCACCAGCTGCATGGTGTGCCACTGGTAATCTATTCTCTGCTCAAACTGAGCATGAAACAGCGATCAAGTTTTTCCAAAGAGCTATTCag gTAGATCCTAATTTTCCATATGCATATACACTCCTTGGTCATGAATATGTTATGACTGAGGAATTGGATAAAGCAATTACAGCGTTTCGTAATGCAATTAGACTTGATCCCAGACACTACAATGCATg GTTTGGCTTGGgaacaatattttctaaacaaGAACAATATAGCTTAGCAGAATTACATTTTAAACGAGCTTTGCAAATAAATCCACAGAACTCGGCAATCATGTGCCATATAGGTGTCGTACAACATGCCCTTAAAAAAACCGATCAAGCTTTAAGAACATTAAATGCTGCTATTACTAACGATCCTAATAATACTCTTTGTAAATTCCATCGTGCAaccattaatttttcaattggtCGGCACGCCGAAGCATTACGAGAGttcgaagaattaaaaaatatcgtgcCCAAAGAATCTCTAGTCTATTATTCGATAGGAAAG gTGCATAAGAAACTAGGAAATACTCATCTTGCACTGATGTACTTTAGTTGGGCAACAGATTTAGACCCGAAAGGTGTAAATAGTCAAATAAAAGAAGCTATATTAAGTCCAGGTCAAGGTGATGAAGATTCTCCGGGAACACAATCAG TAGAGGaacaaattcaaaataatagtTCTATGGAACACGAAACTGATACAAACAGAGAAGGAAACGGGCCGATACTTGATGGAAATGTTCCTCCTGTTGAAGCACCTGCTGATGACAGTGATGACAGTTTATGA
- the LOC122627859 gene encoding ras-related protein Rab-32-like, with translation MDTRKLRRDSDVVLSNVGRRELLFKFLVIGDYGVGKTALVRRYTEGKFSSNYKITIGADFAIKTLDWDSNTKINLQLWDIAGHERFGYMTRVYYKYAVAAALVFDISRAATFQSMKKWLSDLREKVTLPDGSSIPVVLLANKCDIRHVAVSTEQIVKFCKENNIGEWYVTSAKENTNVDEAIRHLVENVLRAKIEGGIRDSIRLRDDPIERGKTGCCKF, from the exons atgGATACGAGAAAACTTAGAAGAGATTCCGACGTAGTGCTCTCAAATGTTGGACGTAGAGAGCTTCTCTTTAAGTTTCTTGTTATCGGTGATTATGGCGTCG GCAAAACGGCTCTCGTACGACGATACACAGAAG GAAAGTTTTCTTCGAATTACAAGATAACGATAGGAGCTGATTTTGCGATAAAAACGCTCGATTGGGATTCAAatactaaaataaatttgcaGTTATG GGATATCGCCGGTCACGAGAGATTTGGATACATGACCAGGGTTTACTACAAATATGC cgTCGCCGCGGCATTGGTTTTTGATATCTCACGAGCGGCGACTTTTCAGTCGATGAAGAAGTGGCTAAGCGATCTAAGAGAAAAAGTCACTCTTCCGGACGGATCGAGCATACCCGTTGTTCTTCTGGCGAACAAATGTGACATTCGACACGTGGCTGTATCAACCGAACAGATCGTTAAATTTTGCAAAGAGAACAATATCGGCGAGTGGTACGTTACCTCGGCAAAAGAGAATACGAACGTTG ACGAAGCGATACGCCACTTGGTGGAAAATGTACTAAGAGCGAAAATCGAAGGTGGAATACGGGATTCCATAAGGCTCCGCGATGATCCTATAGAGCGCGGCAAGACAGGCTGTTGCAAGTTTTAA
- the LOC122627842 gene encoding phosphotriesterase-related protein — MNVTESVQTVLGRIRLPELGRVLTHEHVAVDFTAFYTAPPNRLTRFLNDQIKLHTLGLVKQYPYSNMYNIKFNDVETAYAVLEDLRLLRYFGGGTIVENSSHGLKRDVLLMKTLSEKTGINIIAGTGFYVAKVQNASTLNLSIENMYNVIMKEMTEGCEECSLIKTGFIGEVGTSLPIEDFERRSIQATAAAQAQLRCPVSFHPGRDSSLPAEIIRIYEEAGGDSRKAVMSHLDRTFTDKEALLEFADDTRCYCQFDLFGTECSFYQLNPLVDMLSDAQRVDYVQILRDEGKLERVLMSHDIHTKHRLVNYGGHGYAHLFNNVLPKFRMRGFSEEEIETLIVTNPKEWLFF; from the exons atgaACGTGACTGAAAGCGTACAAACCG TGCTTGGAAGGATAAGACTTCCAGAACTCGGCCGAGTTTTGACACACGAACATGTCGCTGTGGATTTTACCGCGTTTTACACAGCACCACCGAATAGATTGACACGTTTCCTGAATGATCAAATCAAGCTTCATACTCTCGGATTGGTGAAACAGTATCC atatagtaacatgtataatatcaaattcaaTGATGTCGAAACCGCTTACGCCGTGTTAGAAGATCTAAGATTACTTCGCTACTTTGGCGGTGGTACTATAGTGGAAAACAGTAGCCACGGTTTGAAACGCGATGTTTTATTGATGAAAACGCTCAGTGAAAAGACtggaattaatattatagctGGCACAg GATTCTACGTTGCGAAAGTACAGAACGCTAGTACTTTGAATTTATCCAtcgaaaatatgtataacgtgattatgaaagaaatgacCGAAGGTTGCGAGGAGTGTTCCCTGATCAAAACGGGATTTATCGGAGAAGTTGGAACTTCTTTGCCGATCGAAG ATTTTGAGAGACGCTCGATACAGGCTACTGCGGCAGCTCAAGCACAACTACGATGCCCCGTTAGTTTCCATCCAGGAAGAGATTCGAGTTTACCTGCCGAAATAATCAGAATTTACGAGGAAGCGGGCGGAGATTCGCGCAAGGCTGTAATGTCTCACCTCGATC GTACTTTCACCGATAAAGAAGCTCTACTGGAATTCGCGGATGACACTAGGTGTTATTGTCAGTTTGATCTCTTTGGTACCGAATGTTCTTTCTATCAATTGAATCCATTAGTTGACATGTTATCCGATGCACAACGTGTCGATTACGTTCAGATTTTACGAGACGAGGGGAAACTAGAAAGAGTACTTATGAGTCATGATATTCACACTAAACATCGTTTG GTTAATTACGGAGGTCACGGTTACGCTCATCTCTTCAACAACGTACTCCCGAAGTTTAGGATGAGAGGATTTTCCGAAGAGGAAATAGAGACGTTGATTGTTACCAATCCGAAAGAGTGGctcttcttttaa
- the LOC122627806 gene encoding cell division cycle protein 27 homolog isoform X2 — protein sequence MIVQEPVQAAIWHCLNHYAYPDAIFLAERLCAEVDTEETLFLLATCYYRSGRVRQAHALLSKKAPSSAQCRFLLAKCCYDLEKYAEAEAAIIGGYYKQLKSLEEITTQFGEQACFSLQIIAKIYYKMMRTAKGNEAHKLALKMNPFLWHSFEELCNVGEKVDPAKIFNLDKLDNFAMCHGVTPILSYIPEPDFIVPVNNTNSTPTPNGTNSTPVQTTTATIINNVAPSVRLYSSIEESPQSIPAHYIHPSSISPRAKLPRYRSMFSNSMSPLTPSFGILPLESNTPEPTVLPSHTTLTEANDQKSLAKCVSSLRAHVGQFISRKETPLQQGKPVFSQSGNASNTANIVTVTPSTPAPAPPTLQGTNVRRSSRLFSHSYSVKENNKSPNRNKFATPKSPSRKAKARLSKTNLNKTNFNDLNERNRNEKEKNETITSEKAVANVNALNNQSSIAHCAVTLQKQCAEGLMSLLKELGMAYQHLSQYNCAQAIEILSVLPTQHYNTGWVLSMLARAHFEMIDYKKSAGYFAEVRQLEPQRTELMEIYSTVLWHMHAEVQLSTLAQELVSEDRNSPAAWCATGNLFSAQTEHETAIKFFQRAIQVDPNFPYAYTLLGHEYVMTEELDKAITAFRNAIRLDPRHYNAWFGLGTIFSKQEQYSLAELHFKRALQINPQNSAIMCHIGVVQHALKKTDQALRTLNAAITNDPNNTLCKFHRATINFSIGRHAEALREFEELKNIVPKESLVYYSIGKVHKKLGNTHLALMYFSWATDLDPKGVNSQIKEAILSPGQGDEDSPGTQSEEQIQNNSSMEHETDTNREGNGPILDGNVPPVEAPADDSDDSL from the exons ATGATTGTGCAGGAGCCAGTGCAG GCAGCCATATGGCACTGTTTAAATCATTATGCTTATCCAGATGCAATATTTTTGGCAGAAAGATTATGCGCGGAAG TGGATACAGAAgaaacattatttcttttggcAACTTGTTATTACCGTTCAGGAAGAGTTAGACAAGCTCATGCCTTACTTTCTAAAAAGGCACCTAGCTCTGCACAATGTAGGTTTCTTTTGGCAAAGTGCTGTTATGATTTGGAAAA GTATGCGGAAGCAGAAGCAGCAATAATCGGAGGATATTATAAGCAGTTAAAAAGTTTAGAAGAGATAACAACTCAATTTGGTGAACAGGCATGTTTTTCACTGCAGATAATAgctaaaatttattataaaatgatgcGCACTGCTAAAGGCAATGAAGCACATAAATTGGCTTTAAAAATGAATCCATTTTTATGGCATTCTTTCGAAGAATTATGTAATGTAGGAGAAAAAGTAGATCCAGCAAAGATCTTCAATCTGGACAAATTAGATAATTTTGCTATGTGCCATGGTGTAACACCAATTCTAAGTTATATTCCAGAACCTGATTTTATTGTACCTGTTAACAATACAAATAGTACTCCTACACCAAATGGCACTAATAG tACTCCTGTGCAAACTACAACCGCAACGATCATAAACAACGTAGCACCTAGTGTACGGTTGTATTCGTCTATAGAAGAAAGCCCGCAAAGTATACCTGCACACTATATTCATCCTTCTTCGATATCACCTCGTGCTAAACTTCCTCGATATCGGAGTATGTTCAGTAATTCTATGAGTCCTCTTACACCTAGTTTTGGTATCTTGCCATTGGAAAGCAACACGCCTGAACCTACCGTTTTACCTTCTCATACGACTCTTACAGAAGCAAATGACCAAAAAAGTTTAGCAAAATGTGTTAGTAGTTTGAGGGCTCATGTAGGG caATTTATTTCAAGGAAGGAAACACCTTTACAACAAGGTAAACCAGTATTTTCTCAATCTGGTAATGCAAGTAATACTGCTAATATAGTCACAGTAACACCAAGTACTCCTGCACCTGCACCACCTACTCTTCAGGGTACAAATGTTAGACGGTCGTCGAGATTGTTCAGTCACAGTTATTCGGTTAAG gaaaataataagtcacctaatagaaataaatttgcaaCACCTAAGTCACCATCAAGAAAAGCGAAAGCAAGACTATCCAagacaaatttaaataaaactaattttaATGACTTAAATGAGagaaatcgaaatgaaaaagagaagaatgaaacAATTACGTCTGAAAAGGCTGTAGCAAATGTAAATGCATTGAATAACCAAAGTAGCATTGCTCATTGTGCCGTGACATTGCAAAAACAATGTGCTG aaGGTTTAATGTCTTTGTTAAAAGAACTTGGTATGGCATATCAACATTTAAGCCAGTACAATTGTGCACAAGCTATTGAGATCCTTAGTGTTCTTCCAACGCAACATTATAATACAGGATGGGTACTGTCTATGTTAGCACGTGCTCATTTTGAGATGATAGATTACAAAAAATCAGCTGG TTATTTTGCTGAAGTCAGACAATTAGAACCACAAAGGACTGAATTAATGGAAATATATAGTACAGTTCTATGGCATATGCACGCAGAAGTACAACTTTCTACGCTGGCTCAAGAACTCGTTTCCGAAGATCGTAATTCACCAGCTGCATGGTGTGCCACTGGTAATCTATTCTCTGCTCAAACTGAGCATGAAACAGCGATCAAGTTTTTCCAAAGAGCTATTCag gTAGATCCTAATTTTCCATATGCATATACACTCCTTGGTCATGAATATGTTATGACTGAGGAATTGGATAAAGCAATTACAGCGTTTCGTAATGCAATTAGACTTGATCCCAGACACTACAATGCATg GTTTGGCTTGGgaacaatattttctaaacaaGAACAATATAGCTTAGCAGAATTACATTTTAAACGAGCTTTGCAAATAAATCCACAGAACTCGGCAATCATGTGCCATATAGGTGTCGTACAACATGCCCTTAAAAAAACCGATCAAGCTTTAAGAACATTAAATGCTGCTATTACTAACGATCCTAATAATACTCTTTGTAAATTCCATCGTGCAaccattaatttttcaattggtCGGCACGCCGAAGCATTACGAGAGttcgaagaattaaaaaatatcgtgcCCAAAGAATCTCTAGTCTATTATTCGATAGGAAAG gTGCATAAGAAACTAGGAAATACTCATCTTGCACTGATGTACTTTAGTTGGGCAACAGATTTAGACCCGAAAGGTGTAAATAGTCAAATAAAAGAAGCTATATTAAGTCCAGGTCAAGGTGATGAAGATTCTCCGGGAACACAATCAG AGGaacaaattcaaaataatagtTCTATGGAACACGAAACTGATACAAACAGAGAAGGAAACGGGCCGATACTTGATGGAAATGTTCCTCCTGTTGAAGCACCTGCTGATGACAGTGATGACAGTTTATGA